Genomic DNA from Pempheris klunzingeri isolate RE-2024b chromosome 22, fPemKlu1.hap1, whole genome shotgun sequence:
GCCCCACGTCCTCGACAGGGGATCGTCAGATCTTCTTGAATATGGAAAAACACAGACGCTTGCCAGCCACACTAGTGTGCAGCACAAGAGTAATAGGCATAATAGGGTCAGGCCTGCATTTAATAAACAATTACCCATCTATAATAGATGAGTCCGGCTCCTAAGGCCGAGCGCCTGGCCTGGGTTGAGAGAGGAacagaagggaggagagagagagagaagatggatGAATAATGCAGACAAGATGCCCATCAGAGCACCCAAACGCAGGGGCTCACACAGCAGCAATTATCTTCCCCTGCTAATGATGATCATCTTGATACTTTCCCCCACCGTCCTCCTCACCATTCCACCACCCTGCACCCCCATGCCTAAATCTGACATTATTCCAGCTGCACCTCACCGTCCTGCTCGCCTAAACAGCGGAAAGAAGAGTTAAGCTAAAGTTGTCACTGTTTTATAATGTTgctcttcattttgtttgacagactccttttctttgattttgcaGGGGCAAAAGAGGGGTTTCCTGGTAGTAAGGCACCGCTGCCATTGCTCCTCTTTAGAATTACAAATCAATCAAGGACCTCTCTTCAGCCAGCAGCTTCAATTCAGTCCAAGGTCAGCCAGATTACACAaggttaaagtgtgtgtttgagtgtgtgtgcatgcagagaGACctgagggggcggggggggcgGTCAGCTGTCGCTAGTTGGATTAGCATACAACTCCGACAGACTGAGGGAATTAAAGGCAGCACAGAGGTACGGTGGCCAAGCGAAATGTACCCCGCTCTCTGCTGTATTTGAATAGACAGCCTAAGATACGTGAAAACAGAGAGGCAGTGAGGAGAAGCTCTTTGGCCCCCGGGATCAGAGGCGGGGGGACCTGTGGTGCTCAGGCAGACTGCTAGTTAAGTAGATAGGGCCCCAGCAGACTGCTTCAGTATGGGCTCTGGGAAAAATACACAGCCATTTTGGGTCCCTCAGGGCCCAAGTCTGTGGTAATAATGGGATCAGAGCCATGACCCTCCCTGGACACTGTACCACTATTGGATATTCTATTAGTTTCCTCTGCAGTGAAAAGAAGTCCGTGCTCAGCTACTTTTCTCACTCCGaatcacatttgttttacttttatgtaGTTTTAACAGTGACtaatcaaattattttaagtttCCAGGAAGAGACCTCATTAACAATTGAGCAGAGTGCACTGCTGCTTATGACTATTGTAAAACCTTCGAGTATATAAAGCTATGTATTGTGGATATCTTCTAATCATATCTAATGTACTTTATGCATGCAAGGATATTGTAAGCTATTAACATATGCACAAAAAAAGCGAGCCCCATAATTGTTCCTTTTTTACCATTTAATCCCAGCACTGGAAGATACAGCAGAGatcacattaacatttacatttctgaatcCCCCACCTCCTTGATACAGCTCCAGCTTTCAGCCCCAGCATCTCATCTGCCTTTACATAATATCAGGCTGTATTAATGCTACATATGGAGCTccactgtctgtgctgtgtagATTTAAATTTTCCTAATGATGtgctttcatttttcctccGCTATCCCCCTGTCCTTCCCTTCACCTCCAGCCCACAGCCCACGGTGATTTAAAACACATACAACTGCACTGCCGTTTTACTGCAGAATAACACAAAGCGCGGGTTGAGACACCTTTGGTCGCCCCGGCCCCATCTGTTGCACATCTGGAAGTGGTGCGCCGCCACCAATAATTGGAAGTCAATTTGTTTGAAGTTATGTATTTGGCATCTGGCTCGATTCATAAAAGCTCTGGAAATCGCATTAATTTTATAGCATCTCGAGAAGGCccagccacttttttttttcatccctctTGTGTTCCATCGTTAATGCACGTGGGGCCTTGCTGGTCTTTTGACGTGGGAGTTTGTCGACCACTAGTCAGGGTGTGGTCCATAATAAAAGCAGCATGGAGGCTGATGCCCTGAAGAATCATGGGATGATTTACTGTAGTGTAAGGGACAGACAATATCGATTGCTTGTATTATGAAATGTAATGCTCAAATTTTGGCCAAGTTTCATAATTTCACCTTTAGCTTTGACCTTCACCTCAgatcatttcttatttttcctgaAGGGAAAACTCTTCCGGGGCCTAGTTTGCCACATTTCCCGTAGACGGGCTGACTGATTGAGAAGCAGCATGGTATTGTTTGTCACACAGCTCTGAGTCATGGCTGAAAATAGATATGACACTTGATGTTTGGTGCCTCACTGCTAGCTGTCATATTGTTATTCCCACTCAAATTTCACCTAATTTGTGCACAAGTCTTGTCACAGTCCAGATCCTGATGAGGGCTTTTAGgtggttatttttttttctcccctcagcTTCCTCGTATGTGTGGCAACGAGGTGCAATGAGATACACACCTGTGCGCGTGTGTGGCTGTGCGCTTGCAGTATACATaggtgcgtgtctgtgtgtgtgtgtgtgtgtgtgtttgtgcttgcgtgtgcacatttttgtgtttgcacacaagcacatttgATTGGGCTTGTTTGTGTGCGAGAGTGTGTGCGGCCCTGGGCGTGCATGTGTTTGCCGTGCTCCAAAGTGAGTCACCTCAGCGGGAGGTGATTAAGAGTTGCCAATGGCAGGCTCGACAGGTGAGTGCATTGTAGCACGCTGGCAGCTGTGGCATCTGCACAGGTGACAgcttctcctgctcagtggtggTGTCAGTGTTGGTGGGTGGCAGAAGGTCTGACAACGTTGTTTTGGTGACAGAACGACTCCGCTGTGAGGTTCACGACATCACTTGCCTTCTTTAGATTTGTCAGTTTATACTGGGAAGTATAGGTAGTGCCATGGACTTAAGCATATACTACCAAGACACTATTCCATATGTGAAAGTACTGTTTTCTGTATAACAATGCTTATACACTAAAAGCCTTTTCACCTTAttggcttttttaaaataatctgcGAAAACTGTTCTCTGTTGTACCACACACTGCCGTGGGTTTCTTTTCATTAACACACTCCACAGTGTGATGACAAAGCACAGCCCattgctgccacctgctgttgGAAATCTGACACGGCAGCAGTCCTTTCATCCTGCGAGTGAGGTCATTCATTGAGGGACACCATTTTGCTGTGCATGCAGTAGTAACACAAAGAGGAATGGTAAGACTATTTTACAAGGTGTACGCTTTTTGGCAGATGTCGTAACTAGCCAGGAAACAGTCTGCTTCTTATGATGGAGATTATGGTAAAGAGCAGAGGAAGtggaagagagatggagaggttTGTAGGATTACAAACTTTCCCAAATTCGCTTTTACATGTTCAAATTTATGTTCCCCTCTTAACATGTGCAGCTAATGTCTCTAACATGACAGCGTTATCTGACACCTGCACTTTTCTCTCAGTCCACCGTTTACATCAGTTCTTGTGAGTTTCCAAACCACGGGTTGATGAACTGTGATATTCCAAATAAAAAGTCGCTTGCTCTGATGTCACCGTTGCCTCATCCGACCACATTTCCTTTTGAAGCCTGCACATAACTGGCCTTGAACTTTGTCCATGATAGCCTTTGATATGGAgagaaatgaattaattagGAAGTTTAATCTGACTTTCCTTTCCAGGGTAGAATGCTTTGTCTCTTGAGGTAGCCTCAAAAGAGTGCTATGTGAGTGGGTATGggaattattttttctttcttatattCTGTCAATACTTTCATTAAGGTAAAGGCTACTCATTTGTATTATTCTACCCCTGACTTTGACTTTCATCAATTCTTACGCTACACTAATtggatttgtatttttttttcctcaagttTGGTAAGAcgagaaaggagaaaaaaaaaaaatcattgaaaatcaaaatgtaaattgagCCTTTTGAAATTTCAGTCACGCTGACTCTTTCTTAGAAACTCTTCATGTTTTTTAGCATAATGAAAATCTATATTTACCTTCCATAACTGCTTTGGCCAATTACCCGTAAACATCACTCACCACTTTGTAGTTGGAGTGACTGTGCTCCGTCATGATTGATTGGTTCAGTCTTGTTTGCGGCTAAAGAGGAATGATTCGATTTCATTACAGAGAAACACGCACTAATAACACTCTAAAACATTAATTCAGGGAGGCTTTGATGAGGAATCTATTTGGGAAGTATTGGCGTGTTTTTGTTAGACTGGTCTGTTAGTTGTATTATTAATGCATGACTTCAAGATTAAAAAACTACATGtaaatgaatgatttttgaATGCTACAACtacacagtgtgtttttaagatGTGGGATCAAAATGAGGTCAAAGCTTTTGCTCGCAAACAAACTTTCCACAGCAAACTTAATTAACGCTACAAACAGTTTATGATCCCATTCCTACAGTATTAAAGGGCACAACTCTTCATCATGCTTACCTCAAAGTAAACTTTTTTTGCTCTCAGCTAACAGCTCTCATAGCTGCTCTTTGTCCCTTGCCATTATTCATCCTCAAGGGCTCATCAGCTCACAGTAGGCTCATCAGAATTAttactcctcctctccttgtctTTATTATCCaatttccctcctctctcctcctctctgccactcATTTCCAATCAGCTACCTTGTAAGCCGGCCCTTCACCTTCCACTATGAAACTTTTCTGGCTTTGTTCACTCTTTTTTCCACCGTTGTCGTCCAGCAAGACCATTTAACCCTCCGCTTACTGCTTGTCATGTTTCTACCATCATGGTCCTGATGTGTTTAGCTTCCTGTTCACTTAGATGTGAGGTACCGCTGATTTGCACTCAAGTGATCTACTAAATTATGATAAATTCTGTGTATTTTGTCAAAAATATGAGTACCATAGGGCGTTGACCTGAATTTAGAATAGAACTTCAGTTAaagatgttttgtgttgttttgaggATGAATGCAGACCTCCAATAAGTGATATCCTTTGTGAGATAACGGCAAGAAGCCAAAATCAGGTATATCAAAAAAGGggtttattatatttttcccACCCCTGCTAAGAATAAAAAAGGTAACATGTTAGATAATAATATATACCTTTTTATGAATACATGGattaaaacatatataaatacataaacacttatttttcaaaatactcAAAAGACACAGACAAGACCAAAGACATGTTAGGCATTGCGGTTAGTTACATGTTCATATCATTTTGATGACAAAATTGGGAGTTTGAATAAGGCACATCACATCCTTTTTGTAGAAGTAGCagaatttcattaaaaaaggaCAGTTTCTGCAAGTTTTCAGTGATTGTTTTGCATATGTTACAGTGAACAGCTACCACAGtgtttacaaaaaaacagtAGACATGGTCATTTACATTATGTACATGAAGGCTGATAAATGTCTCCCTTTTTCTTGTGagtctgtttctgctctgtccGGGAGGCACAGAAACATATCGATTGTCTGTAGAACAGTTAAAAAGAGCAGGAGACGGACGTCCACGAGCTGTTCGTGGTCCCTTGGAGCTTTGGGGAACGCAAGCTTTTGGGCCAATCGAGTTTTAATAACTACCAACAAGAACTATACACTTTATGTACAGGTGGCACTTTAAGGGGCACTGTCAAGTGTGCTAGCTGTCCTTTAAAGCACTTGCAACCCTGTAAGTGGTCGTTATTGTATGCCCAGAACCATCAGTCAGTCATTTAAATGCTCTGTGTATGCCCTTTACCACTAGGGGTTACAACCGTGTTGTCATGATGAGATAACGAGTGTGCAGCTGAAGAGGGCTCTCTTATAGGTCATCGCCCTCAGCAGAGCTGAAGCTGCTCCTGCGGCTGCTGTCCTTTGATGCAGCTCCAGGCGAGCCAGCTGAGAGGAGCGGGTCAGTGCCAAACGGCGAGAGCGGGTCGTCCATCAGGATCTCGTCCAGCCGATGCTCCTCCTTGAGCGTCGCGCTGAAGAAGTCCGTGAAGTGGGACAGAGGGTCGGAGAACGTGGTGCAGCCGTCAGCGCCGGTGATGTGATCCTGTGGCCCACTGGCAACTGGGATGGATGGCACACCGGCCACTACGGATATCCTCTGGAGGTAGTCACTGTTGGGGTCCTCCTGGTAGTGGGGCGGCTGCTGGGGTTGCTGGGCCTGGGGagactgttgctgctgttgctgctgctgctgctgctgctgctgctgtgactgttGTTGTTTGAGGAGATGGGAGGATAGTTCAACTGTCCCCAAGGCTGTAGCCATGTTTGGGAGGCCATGTGCTCGTGCCTGGATCTCAAGCTCctggaaaacaaaggaaaagaaactgtGACTTAAAGGTGGAGCCTATTCCTGAAGTGTTATTGAGAAAATGACCACCACACCCATTACATGTTAGGTCTAGATGAGCTATGAATAAATTCCTAAAAATGTCTGAATGCCATAAAAAAGTAATCTCCTCATATATGAGTAGTCTTTTTTCCTGACAGTATAGCATGGAGAATAGTTGGAATAACCACCACCACACCTTCTCCTCATCTCCCCCGCATGCTGATGTCAGATTGGCGTGACCCATGTTTGAGAGATttggataacacacacactcccccgcACACACTTATCACAGTATATGATCATCATCCATTAGTGTCATCACAAACCCCGTTTGACCTTTGCTAGCTGTCCTTTCAGCATGAGCAGTGGTCAGAGTTTCCTGGATAGTTTTGTCATCTTTAATGACGACTACAGATTTTGTCTTCTTCCCATCATTGAACTAAACTCGGATAAACCGGCAGTCTTTGTGTGCATGAAAGTGTGCATGCGTCATTTTGTGTCCTTTCCATTGGGGATGATTGAGTCAGGTGGGGTCTACAGAGTGAGCCCTCTGTCATTACCAAACTTATTGTTGGCATAATGAAACAGGCCTCTTAGAAGTGTGGAGGAGGCtgttttcaaataaaacagtaaTGTGAAAATGGGCGTTTACTCAGATCCTGCATTGCAACTAAGTGCTAAGACATTAGTGGGGCATTGTGAGTTAATAGGCCAATCCTTTTTGTTAGTTAACAGAGTTAGCTAACATTTATAGGGAAGAAGACTGCTTTTTGTGTCTAAGACTGTGTACTTGGCATACTACACAGTCCATTTTTTAAGCGTCTCTGTTTCCCCATAAAATCACACTAAACGCATTTAAACtgcatgttatattttattACCTGGATCCTCAGCAGCAGTCTCCTGTTCGCTTGCTCTAGCTTTTTCTGACGGCTCTCCAGCTCCCGAGcgtgctgctgctccttctgcaGCCACCTTATGTACTCCACCGAGGCCTTCAGGATAGTGCCTTTGTTCCAGCGCATGTCGCTGCAGATAg
This window encodes:
- the tfec gene encoding transcription factor EC isoform X6, with product MPHLTDCSYYTMRDATRASNVHSHLENSKFHLHQTQNQQVKQYLTLGSKLASSAGQGLAAPHPHTPGQPLATVPIMRNGHMPSVSDSSNPNSPVTLLTMANHDSEVSLSSSMLDVYGGEQGMHAPNGGMSPTSNPTKLTVKREYTEHDTRVMAKERQKKDNHNLIERRRRYNINYRIKELGTLIPKSNDPDMRWNKGTILKASVEYIRWLQKEQQHARELESRQKKLEQANRRLLLRIQELEIQARAHGLPNMATALGTVELSSHLLKQQQSQQQQQQQQQQQQQQSPQAQQPQQPPHYQEDPNSDYLQRISVVAGVPSIPVASGPQDHITGADGCTTFSDPLSHFTDFFSATLKEEHRLDEILMDDPLSPFGTDPLLSAGSPGAASKDSSRRSSFSSAEGDDL
- the tfec gene encoding transcription factor EC isoform X7, with amino-acid sequence MPHLTDCSYYTMRDATRASNVHSHLENSKFHLHQTQNQQVKQYLTLGSKLASSAGQGLAAPHPHTPGQPLATVPIMRNGHMPSVSDSSNPNSPVTLLTMANHDSEVSLSSSMLDVYGGEQEHDTRVMAKERQKKDNHNLIERRRRYNINYRIKELGTLIPKSNDPDMRWNKGTILKASVEYIRWLQKEQQHARELESRQKKLEQANRRLLLRIQELEIQARAHGLPNMATALGTVELSSHLLKQQQSQQQQQQQQQQQQQQSPQAQQPQQPPHYQEDPNSDYLQRISVVAGVPSIPVASGPQDHITGADGCTTFSDPLSHFTDFFSATLKEEHRLDEILMDDPLSPFGTDPLLSAGSPGAASKDSSRRSSFSSAEGDDL
- the tfec gene encoding transcription factor EC isoform X5 produces the protein MPHLTDCSYYTMRDATRASNVHSHLENSKFHLHQTQNQQVKQYLTLGSKLASSAGQGLAAPHPHTPGQPLATVPIMRNGHMPSVSDSSNPNSPVTLLTMANHDSEFPMDEVIDDLISLESGFNDGGLDCMESNIIMQSNVSLSSSMLDVYGGEQEHDTRVMAKERQKKDNHNLIERRRRYNINYRIKELGTLIPKSNDPDMRWNKGTILKASVEYIRWLQKEQQHARELESRQKKLEQANRRLLLRIQELEIQARAHGLPNMATALGTVELSSHLLKQQQSQQQQQQQQQQQQQQSPQAQQPQQPPHYQEDPNSDYLQRISVVAGVPSIPVASGPQDHITGADGCTTFSDPLSHFTDFFSATLKEEHRLDEILMDDPLSPFGTDPLLSAGSPGAASKDSSRRSSFSSAEGDDL